Proteins encoded together in one Rana temporaria chromosome 6, aRanTem1.1, whole genome shotgun sequence window:
- the ZNF598 gene encoding E3 ubiquitin-protein ligase ZNF598 isoform X2, with translation MARFRRGAAAMASKSANTLDPERSCVLCCQELDVYALGKCDHPICYRCSTKMRVLCEQKYCAVCREELDKVVFVKKVSPFSSINTTQMQSDKKYDIYCSDGKVFSLYRWLLQHECWLCPDRPFHTFADLEQHMRKYHELFCCKLCVNYLKNFTYERKWYSRKDLARHRIHGDPEDTSHRGHPLCKFCDERYLDNDELLKHLRRDHYFCHFCDSEGAQEYYSEYNFLREHFRDSHFLCEEGRCSTEQFTHAFRSDIDYKAHKTTCHSKNRAEARQNRQIDIQFSYVPRHNRRAEAVVGGEDYVEVDRFNRQMRGRGGQQSRRGSWRYKREEEDREVAAAVRASVAARRQEEMGRKPVMDVSDISKSRREEARKEEARDADEGRRPKAVPKPPPEAAVPSDSSNVTSISNGVLREEDFPAFGSAVTTPLLSMAKPPPKLKEEDFPSLRSSAPSSVPPFKERMSYTTTTRSSNAFQEEDFPALVSKSKPGKPLSSVGSAWAASSSKGTTKPTAPTLTSTAKASKKAATSSIGKGALVKPKKALSLSEDEDDGSGVTAQEFRNAPTMMDISKLLTSNPQTSFKLNKKKRVGSEKQSTPSNFQMPEDRASVSYFKENATETERTPTPPATSILSDKSNTVVNGLSERKPPEKGGREREPPGFSKTANSVPKYPLPEEDFPALVSKNVLTKPPPGFSPVVSVAPLAPPPGLSSAGKPPPGFASVSSTPIPAEAPIKPVKEVSFCPETYLVPEHFQQRNIDLINSIKDDLQSDDSKFNEFKSQSGQFRQGLISASEYYKNCRKLLGDNFSLIFNELLVLLPDNAKQQELLTAHQELRVQEKQTSNKIKKNKKSAWSTDSRVPDLDYSVCPSCRQVLAPRDVAHHKTLHLEDKDFPSLQAISRIIS, from the exons gtggtatttgtTAAAAAGGTGTCTCCTTTTTCCAGTATCAACACCACCCAGATGCAGAGTGACAAGAAATATGACATATACTGTAGTGATGGCAAAGTATTTTCTCTCTACAG GTGGCTGCTGCAACACGAATGTTGGCTGTGCCCTGACAGACCTTTCCACACTTTTGCTGACCTAGAGCAACATATGAGAAAATATCATGAGTTGTTCTGCTGTAAGCTGTGTGTGAATTATTTAAAG AATTTCACCTATGAGAGGAAGTGGTACAGCCGCAAGGATCTGGCTCGCCATCGTATCCATGGTGATCCGGAGGACACTTCCCATCGTGGTCATCCTCTCTGCAAATTCTGTGATGAACGATATCTCGACAACGACGAGTTGCTTAAACATTTACGCAGGGATCATTACTTCTGCCACTTCTGTGACTCTGAGGGGGCCCAGGAATACTATAG CGAGTACAATTTTCTGCGGGAACACTTCCGTGACAGTCATTTCCTGTGCGAAGAGGGTCGGTGCAGCACAGAGCAGTTCACACACGCATTCCGTTCTGACATAGACTACAAGGCCCACAAGACCACCTGTCACAGCAAGAACCGTGCAGAGGCCAGGCAGAACCGTCAGATCGACATCCAGTTCAGCTACGTTCCTCGTCATAACCGCAGGGCTGAAG CTGTAGTAGGAGGAGAGGACTATGTAGAGGTTGACAGATTTAACAGGCAGATGAGAGGACGTGGAGGCCAGCAAAGCAGAAGGGGGAGCTGGAGATATAAACG GGAAGAAGAAGATCGGGAGGTGGCAGCCGCTGTAAGAGCCTCTGTAGCAGCCAGGCGACAGGAAGAGATGGGGAGGAAACCAGTAATGGATGTTTCTGATATTTCAAAATCTCGAAGAGAGGAG GCTCGAAAAGAGGAGGCTCGGGATGCTGACGAGGGGCGCAGACCTAAGGCTGTTCCTAAACCCCCTCCTGAagctgcag TCCCTAGTGATTCCAGCAATGTGACTAGCATATCTAATGGTGTCTTGAgggaggaggacttcccggccttCGGCTCAGCAGTGACCACTCCTTTGCTAAG CATGGCCAAGCCTCCTCCTAAGCTGAAAGAAGAAGACTTTCCCAGTCTGAGGTCCTCGGCaccctcatctgtcccaccatttAAAGAGAGAATGTCATATACCACAACTACTAGGTCTTCCAATGCCTTCCAAGAGGAGGACTTCCCAGCTTTGGTGTCTAAAAGCAAGCCTGGAAAACCACTTTCCTCTGTCGGTTCTGCATGGGCTGCTTCCTCTTCAAAAGGCACAACAAAACCTACGGCTCCCACTCTGACGTCTACCGCCAAAGCCTCAAAAAAAGCTGCAACATCGAGCATTGGGAAAGGGGCATTGGTCAAACCAAAAAAAGCTTTGTCCCTCTCAGAAGACGAAGATGATGGCTCTGGTGTTACCGCGCAAGAGTTCCGTAATGCTCCGACCATGATGGATATCTCTAAACTATTGACCTCTAATCCACAAACCAGCTTTAAGCTCAACAAGAAGAAGCGGGTTGGCTCTGAGAAGCAAAGTACtccctcaaattttcagatgccaGAAGACAGGGCTTCAGTCTCCTACTTCAAAGAAAACGCCACAGAGACCGAGCGTACGCCAACACCACCTGCCACTTCCATCCTCAGTGACAAGTCCAACACTGTTGTAAATGGACTTAGTGAGCGCAAACCTCCAGAAAAAGGGGGCAGAGAAAGGGAACCTCCTGGTTTTAGTAAAACGGCAAACTCTGTACCAAAATACCCTCTGCCAGAGGAGGACTTTCCAGCTCTGGTGAGCAAAAATGTCCTGACAAAGCCACCACCAG gatTTTCTCCTGTAGTATCTGTGGCCCCTTTGGCACCACCTCCAGGACTCTCCTCTGCGGGTAAACCCCCTCCAGGTTTTGCCAGTGTCTCTTCTACACCCATTCCTGCCGAAGCGCCTATCAAACCAGTAAAAGA ggtgtCGTTCTGCCCCGAAACGTACTTGGTACCTGAACACTTCCAGCAGAGGAACATTGACCTGATTAATTCCATCAAGGATGATCTTCAAAGCGACGATTCCAAATTCAATGAATTTAAATCCCAATCTGGCCAATTTCGACAG GGGTTGATTTCAGCCTCTGAATATTATAAAAACTGCAGGAAACTTCTTGGTGACAACTTCAGTTTAATCTTTAATGAGCTGCTGGTGCTGCTTCCTGATAACGCCAAGCAGCAGGAACTGCTCACCGCTCACCAAGAGCTCCGAGTGCAAGAAAAGCAAACTTCCAACAAGataaagaagaacaagaagtccgCCTGGTCAACAGACTCCAGGGTGCCTGACCTGGACTATTCTGTGTGCCCCTCCTGCAGACAAGTGCTGGCCCCCCGGGACGTTGCCCATCACAAAACATTGCACCTAGAGGATAAAGACTTCCCATCACTCCAAGCCATTAGCAGGATCATCAGTTAA
- the ZNF598 gene encoding E3 ubiquitin-protein ligase ZNF598 isoform X1, whose product MARFRRGAAAMASKSANTLDPERSCVLCCQELDVYALGKCDHPICYRCSTKMRVLCEQKYCAVCREELDKVVFVKKVSPFSSINTTQMQSDKKYDIYCSDGKVFSLYRWLLQHECWLCPDRPFHTFADLEQHMRKYHELFCCKLCVNYLKNFTYERKWYSRKDLARHRIHGDPEDTSHRGHPLCKFCDERYLDNDELLKHLRRDHYFCHFCDSEGAQEYYSEYNFLREHFRDSHFLCEEGRCSTEQFTHAFRSDIDYKAHKTTCHSKNRAEARQNRQIDIQFSYVPRHNRRAEAVVGGEDYVEVDRFNRQMRGRGGQQSRRGSWRYKREEEDREVAAAVRASVAARRQEEMGRKPVMDVSDISKSRREEARREEARREEARKEEARDADEGRRPKAVPKPPPEAAVPSDSSNVTSISNGVLREEDFPAFGSAVTTPLLSMAKPPPKLKEEDFPSLRSSAPSSVPPFKERMSYTTTTRSSNAFQEEDFPALVSKSKPGKPLSSVGSAWAASSSKGTTKPTAPTLTSTAKASKKAATSSIGKGALVKPKKALSLSEDEDDGSGVTAQEFRNAPTMMDISKLLTSNPQTSFKLNKKKRVGSEKQSTPSNFQMPEDRASVSYFKENATETERTPTPPATSILSDKSNTVVNGLSERKPPEKGGREREPPGFSKTANSVPKYPLPEEDFPALVSKNVLTKPPPGFSPVVSVAPLAPPPGLSSAGKPPPGFASVSSTPIPAEAPIKPVKEVSFCPETYLVPEHFQQRNIDLINSIKDDLQSDDSKFNEFKSQSGQFRQGLISASEYYKNCRKLLGDNFSLIFNELLVLLPDNAKQQELLTAHQELRVQEKQTSNKIKKNKKSAWSTDSRVPDLDYSVCPSCRQVLAPRDVAHHKTLHLEDKDFPSLQAISRIIS is encoded by the exons gtggtatttgtTAAAAAGGTGTCTCCTTTTTCCAGTATCAACACCACCCAGATGCAGAGTGACAAGAAATATGACATATACTGTAGTGATGGCAAAGTATTTTCTCTCTACAG GTGGCTGCTGCAACACGAATGTTGGCTGTGCCCTGACAGACCTTTCCACACTTTTGCTGACCTAGAGCAACATATGAGAAAATATCATGAGTTGTTCTGCTGTAAGCTGTGTGTGAATTATTTAAAG AATTTCACCTATGAGAGGAAGTGGTACAGCCGCAAGGATCTGGCTCGCCATCGTATCCATGGTGATCCGGAGGACACTTCCCATCGTGGTCATCCTCTCTGCAAATTCTGTGATGAACGATATCTCGACAACGACGAGTTGCTTAAACATTTACGCAGGGATCATTACTTCTGCCACTTCTGTGACTCTGAGGGGGCCCAGGAATACTATAG CGAGTACAATTTTCTGCGGGAACACTTCCGTGACAGTCATTTCCTGTGCGAAGAGGGTCGGTGCAGCACAGAGCAGTTCACACACGCATTCCGTTCTGACATAGACTACAAGGCCCACAAGACCACCTGTCACAGCAAGAACCGTGCAGAGGCCAGGCAGAACCGTCAGATCGACATCCAGTTCAGCTACGTTCCTCGTCATAACCGCAGGGCTGAAG CTGTAGTAGGAGGAGAGGACTATGTAGAGGTTGACAGATTTAACAGGCAGATGAGAGGACGTGGAGGCCAGCAAAGCAGAAGGGGGAGCTGGAGATATAAACG GGAAGAAGAAGATCGGGAGGTGGCAGCCGCTGTAAGAGCCTCTGTAGCAGCCAGGCGACAGGAAGAGATGGGGAGGAAACCAGTAATGGATGTTTCTGATATTTCAAAATCTCGAAGAGAGGAGGCTCGAAGAGAGGAGGCTCGAAGAGAGGAGGCTCGAAAAGAGGAGGCTCGGGATGCTGACGAGGGGCGCAGACCTAAGGCTGTTCCTAAACCCCCTCCTGAagctgcag TCCCTAGTGATTCCAGCAATGTGACTAGCATATCTAATGGTGTCTTGAgggaggaggacttcccggccttCGGCTCAGCAGTGACCACTCCTTTGCTAAG CATGGCCAAGCCTCCTCCTAAGCTGAAAGAAGAAGACTTTCCCAGTCTGAGGTCCTCGGCaccctcatctgtcccaccatttAAAGAGAGAATGTCATATACCACAACTACTAGGTCTTCCAATGCCTTCCAAGAGGAGGACTTCCCAGCTTTGGTGTCTAAAAGCAAGCCTGGAAAACCACTTTCCTCTGTCGGTTCTGCATGGGCTGCTTCCTCTTCAAAAGGCACAACAAAACCTACGGCTCCCACTCTGACGTCTACCGCCAAAGCCTCAAAAAAAGCTGCAACATCGAGCATTGGGAAAGGGGCATTGGTCAAACCAAAAAAAGCTTTGTCCCTCTCAGAAGACGAAGATGATGGCTCTGGTGTTACCGCGCAAGAGTTCCGTAATGCTCCGACCATGATGGATATCTCTAAACTATTGACCTCTAATCCACAAACCAGCTTTAAGCTCAACAAGAAGAAGCGGGTTGGCTCTGAGAAGCAAAGTACtccctcaaattttcagatgccaGAAGACAGGGCTTCAGTCTCCTACTTCAAAGAAAACGCCACAGAGACCGAGCGTACGCCAACACCACCTGCCACTTCCATCCTCAGTGACAAGTCCAACACTGTTGTAAATGGACTTAGTGAGCGCAAACCTCCAGAAAAAGGGGGCAGAGAAAGGGAACCTCCTGGTTTTAGTAAAACGGCAAACTCTGTACCAAAATACCCTCTGCCAGAGGAGGACTTTCCAGCTCTGGTGAGCAAAAATGTCCTGACAAAGCCACCACCAG gatTTTCTCCTGTAGTATCTGTGGCCCCTTTGGCACCACCTCCAGGACTCTCCTCTGCGGGTAAACCCCCTCCAGGTTTTGCCAGTGTCTCTTCTACACCCATTCCTGCCGAAGCGCCTATCAAACCAGTAAAAGA ggtgtCGTTCTGCCCCGAAACGTACTTGGTACCTGAACACTTCCAGCAGAGGAACATTGACCTGATTAATTCCATCAAGGATGATCTTCAAAGCGACGATTCCAAATTCAATGAATTTAAATCCCAATCTGGCCAATTTCGACAG GGGTTGATTTCAGCCTCTGAATATTATAAAAACTGCAGGAAACTTCTTGGTGACAACTTCAGTTTAATCTTTAATGAGCTGCTGGTGCTGCTTCCTGATAACGCCAAGCAGCAGGAACTGCTCACCGCTCACCAAGAGCTCCGAGTGCAAGAAAAGCAAACTTCCAACAAGataaagaagaacaagaagtccgCCTGGTCAACAGACTCCAGGGTGCCTGACCTGGACTATTCTGTGTGCCCCTCCTGCAGACAAGTGCTGGCCCCCCGGGACGTTGCCCATCACAAAACATTGCACCTAGAGGATAAAGACTTCCCATCACTCCAAGCCATTAGCAGGATCATCAGTTAA